In a genomic window of Littorina saxatilis isolate snail1 linkage group LG6, US_GU_Lsax_2.0, whole genome shotgun sequence:
- the LOC138968432 gene encoding protocadherin-9-like → MKKMLTSCLLLFALMTLISMTSAQSADVEIRINEEEQEGTFVVNISEYPTLFLEVAEEDRQKLAFDILDKSSFDASFFRMNSATGVVSIAKRLDRESVCDASVNCALEFNVAIQGKDGLSFSNIASVKVFVDDINDNSPNFPADQVVLEISEGAKVGTVLKLSGPQDLDSLPNNTIQRYDLTLNEPVFSISDTKNPDGSSFLYLKLEKDLDRETKAEYDFNIIAYDGGDPPRSDFLRVIIQVTDENDNAPKFESNAYNVNIREDTAVGSDVVRVRATDRDSGVFGRVEYRFSSKTSDAINSLFEINSTSGVVKLKARVEHTTGDTPYTVVVEAFDGGSPPSVVQTVATINVLNTGNNAPIVRIVTVSEGDTTEVSLSESAKRDDFVAFVNVEDTDEGSNGDVTCSLVNSGQFRLAELPNKGYKILLSGDVDREAVSSYDAAILCSDGGSPSLSTETPFTVVITDVNDNDPKFDLVGYATTVTENNAAGQYLLQVTATDKDSGDNSAITYGFLEPEALTFLSIHPQSGLVTARVPLDRENTPVLMYTLTAVDGGAEPRTGTARLTLTVRDANDNTPQLQGTPYRFTVSEGATAGHVVAVLSATDVDEGQNGQVDFFFAGSVNGEVPFTVHTNGTIEVTGVLDRETSDSYVFTVLARDKGTIPKSNSTQVTIRVTDINDNAPVILFPTNVNHSVVITTLPEEGIILGRVIAYDVDEGNASSLVYAIHSGDAEGVFSIDSETGKIFLADLNRLKNPFSYFVVLRVYDLGFPPLFAETRLQIEINFANVTDIDGLAGNQGNGGHKEESRDSYVIIVAVIGGATLVLSGIIIGAILFVLKSERKRKTRDNLSVLKNDYVPAPTKSSSAFDSDANILQSPERKYPESELSSSGVILSPKGLPPSQRPDAQKKVSFSLDEPDAEVRQFHAGNEMLLAVPMGHPPHHEASVDAWKRLASPDDMNSDTSGDSGTCDSGRGASDDDIHLDNSMDKRQ, encoded by the exons ATGAAGAAAATGCTTACTTCGTGCCTGCTCCTCTTCGCGCTAATGACGTTGATCTCTATGACGTCAGCGCAGTCCGCTGACGTAGAGATACGCATCAACGAAGAGGAACAGGAAGGTACCTTCGTCGTCAACATCAGCGAGTACCCGACGCTGTTCTTGGAAGTCGCCGAAGAAGATCGACAGAAACTGGCCTTTGACATTCTCGACAAGTCCAGCTTTGATGCCTCGTTCTTCAGAATGAACTCAGCAACCGGAGTGGTCTCCATAGCCAAAAGGTTGGACAGGGAGTCCGTGTGCGACGCCTCGGTGAACTGCGCGTTAGAATTTAACGTGGCTATCCAAGGCAAGGACGGACTCTCCTTCTCCAACATCGCCTCCGTCAAGGTCTTCGTCGACGACATCAACGACAACTCGCCCAACTTCCCCGCCGATCAGGTGGTCCTGGAGATCTCAGAAGGCGCCAAGGTGGGAACGGTTCTGAAGCTGAGCGGACCTCAGGACCTCGACTCCCTCCCCAACAACACGATCCAGCGGTACGACCTCACGCTCAACGAGCCGGTGTTCTCCATCTCCGACACGAAGAACCCTGACGGCAGCAGCTTCCTTTACCTGAAGCTGGAGAAGGATCTGGACCGCGAGACCAAAGCGGAGTACGACTTCAACATCATCGCCTACGACGGGGGCGACCCTCCCAGAAGCGATTTCCTCCGAGTCATCATTCAGGTCACCGACGAAAACGACAACGCCCCGAAGTTTGAGTCCAACGCCTACAACGTGAACATTCGGGAGGACACCGCTGTCGGATCCGACGTCGTCAGAGTCCGAGCAACAGACAGGGACTCCGGGGTGTTCGGGAGGGTAGAGTACCGCTTCAGTAGCAAGACCTCTGACGCAATCAACAGCCTGTTCGAGATCAACTCCACCTCAGGAGTCGTGAAGCTGAAGGCCAGAGTGGAGCACACGACAGGAGACACGCCCTACACAGTCGTGGTCGAGGCCTTCGACGGCGGGAGTCCGCCTTCCGTCGTGCAAACAGTGGCGACCATCAACGTGCTAAACACCGGGAACAACGCTCCCATCGTGCGAATAGTCACCGTGTCTGAAGGAGACACTACGGAGGTCTCCTTGTCGGAGTCAGCCAAGCGAGACGACTTTGTAGCCTTCGTCAACGTGGAGGACACGGATGAGGGAAGCAACGGGGATGTGACGTGCTCCCTGGTCAACTCGGGTCAGTTTCGCCTGGCGGAGCTGCCCAACAAAGGCTACAAGATCCTGCTGTCCGGAGACGTGGACAGAGAAGCAGTGTCCAGTTACGATGCGGCCATCTTGTGCAGTGACGGAGGGTCCCCCTCTCTGTCCACCGAGACCCCCTTCACTGTGGTCATCACTGATGTTAACGACAACGACCCCAA GTTTGACCTAGTAGGCTACGCCACGACGGTCACAGAGAACAACGCTGCCGGTCAGTACCTCTTGCAGGTCACTGCCACGGACAAGGACAGCGGAGACAACTCTGCCATCACCTACGGCTTTCTGGAACCAGAAGCTCTGACCTTCCTAAGCATCCACCCGCAGTCTGGCCTGGTGACGGCGCGGGTACCCTTAGACCGCGAGAACACACCCGTGTTGATGTACACCCTCACGGCTGTGGATGGTGGGGCGGAACCTAGGACTGGTACTGCTCG ACTGACGCTAACGGTACGTGACGCCAACGACAATACTCCACAGCTGCAGGGCACCCCCTACCGTTTCACCGTGTCCGAGGGGGCAACAGCTGGACATGTGGTGGCCGTCCTGTCCGCTACTGACGTGGACGAGGGACAAAATGGACag GTGGACTTTTTCTTCGCTGGCTCTGTGAACGGAGAGGTACCCTTCACTGTCCACACCAACGGGACGATCGAGGTGACAGGCGTCCTTGACCGTGAGACGAGCGACTCGTACGTGTTTACCGTGCTCGCCAGGGACAAGGGAACTATCCCTAAGTCTAACAGCACTCAG gtGACCATCAGAGTGACGGACATCAATGACAACGCTCCGGTCATCCTCTTCCCCACCAACGTCAATCATTCCGTCGTCATAACAACGCTTCCAGAAGAAGGCATCATCCTTGGCCGCGTCATAGCCTATGACGTCGACGAGGGGAACGCGTCATCGCTGGTCTACGCCATCCACAGCGGGGACGCGGAGGGAGTTTTCAGCATCGATTCTGAAACCGGGAAAATCTTCTTGGCGGATTTGAACAGGCTGAAAAACCCGTTTTCCTACTTCGTCGTTCTCAGAGTTTACGATTTAGGCTTCCCGCCTCTTTTCGCCGAGACTCGTCTCCAGATCGAGATCAACTTTGCCAACGTCACTGACATAGATGGGCTGGCAGGAAACCAAGGCAACGGAGGACATAAGGAAGAGTCACGTGACTCCTACGTCATCATCGTCGCCGTCATCGGCGGCGCGACCTTGGTCTTATCCGGCATCATCATCGGCGCCATTTTGTTCGTCCTCAAATCGGAAAGGAAGAGAAAAACGAGGGACAATTTGTCTGTCTTGAAAAACGACTACGTTCCGGCGCCGACTAAATCCAGCTCAGCTTTCGACAGTGATGCTAACATTCTTCAGTCTCCGGAAAGAAAATATCCCGAAAGTGAACTGTCCTCATCCGGTGTGATTCTGTCCCCGAAAGGTTTGCCACCGTCGCAACGGCCCGACGCGCAGAAGAAGGTTAGCTTCAGCCTGGACGAACCGGATGCGGAAGTGCGTCAGTTTCATGCCGGAAATGAGATGCTGTTGGCCGTCCCGATGGGTCATCCTCCGCATCATGAAGCGTCTGTGGATGCCTGGAAACGTCTTGCTAGT CCTGACGATATGAACAGCGACACATCCGGGGATTCTGGGACATGTGACAGCGGCCGGGGAGCCAGTGATGACGACATCCACCTTGACAACTCAATGGACAAACGTCAGTAG